One genomic segment of Amycolatopsis sp. WQ 127309 includes these proteins:
- a CDS encoding MFS transporter, producing MSGRKAPTLVVVALGAFVTTLDNNIVAAGVPSIARDLALDLPALQWVSIGYMLPFASLLLVAGTLVDRWGQRLTLSAGLLAFGLGAAIDGLAGSAWVLVGARVLQGLAAAFLVPGLLSLLRTNLDARGRAVGATIWTASLAIALALGPTLGGLLSEYLGWGWIFFVNLPFVAVMLALLPVTAGARRGPGGGRPAITSMTLVTAGLVLLTVALVEFGDDTRTGDVLPSVLAAGGLGFLGWFAVRERRARERLVSPDLTGQRVFVGALAVQLLWGLGVSGVFFFTPLLHQESLGLSPVQAGLPLILVAVAIMAATPLVPWAVTRFGPHRTVAAGLVVVALGLLAVALVNHIPEVLPRAPGLLLIGAGSALTTPLTSHALEVVAERHAGTASGLLTASRELSSALGVALVGAVLTAVRAARLDAGVAAGPALAGGYTAGLLVAAGLELAGAVVALTVFRARKILPAVTTAPVGSPLPDEYGVSRD from the coding sequence GTGAGCGGCCGGAAGGCGCCGACGCTGGTCGTGGTGGCGCTCGGCGCGTTCGTCACCACCCTGGACAACAACATCGTCGCGGCCGGGGTGCCGTCCATCGCCCGCGACCTGGCGCTGGACCTCCCGGCCCTGCAGTGGGTCAGCATCGGGTACATGCTCCCGTTCGCGAGCCTGCTGCTGGTCGCGGGCACGCTCGTCGACCGCTGGGGCCAGCGGCTGACGCTGTCCGCCGGGCTGCTCGCGTTCGGGCTCGGCGCGGCGATCGACGGGCTCGCCGGGTCCGCGTGGGTGCTCGTCGGCGCGCGGGTGCTGCAGGGCCTGGCGGCCGCGTTCCTGGTGCCCGGCCTGCTGAGCCTGCTCCGGACCAACCTGGACGCGCGCGGACGGGCCGTCGGTGCCACGATCTGGACGGCCAGCCTGGCGATCGCGCTGGCCCTCGGCCCGACGCTGGGCGGGCTGCTCAGCGAATACCTCGGCTGGGGCTGGATCTTCTTCGTCAACCTGCCGTTCGTCGCGGTGATGCTGGCCCTGCTCCCGGTGACGGCCGGCGCCCGCCGCGGCCCGGGCGGCGGCCGCCCGGCGATCACGTCGATGACGCTGGTGACGGCCGGGCTCGTCCTGCTCACCGTGGCCCTGGTCGAGTTCGGCGACGACACGCGCACCGGCGACGTGCTCCCGTCGGTGCTCGCCGCGGGCGGGCTCGGGTTCCTCGGCTGGTTCGCCGTCCGCGAGCGGCGCGCCCGCGAACGCCTGGTCTCGCCGGACCTGACCGGGCAGCGCGTGTTCGTCGGCGCGCTCGCCGTGCAGCTGCTGTGGGGCCTGGGCGTCTCGGGCGTCTTCTTCTTCACCCCGTTGCTGCACCAGGAATCTCTCGGGCTGAGCCCGGTCCAAGCCGGGCTTCCGCTGATCCTGGTGGCGGTGGCGATCATGGCCGCCACACCCTTGGTGCCCTGGGCCGTGACGCGGTTCGGGCCGCACCGGACGGTCGCCGCCGGGCTCGTCGTCGTCGCCCTCGGGCTACTCGCCGTCGCGCTGGTCAACCACATCCCCGAGGTGCTGCCCCGCGCGCCCGGGCTGCTGCTGATCGGCGCCGGCTCGGCCCTGACCACGCCGTTGACCTCGCACGCGTTGGAAGTCGTGGCCGAACGGCACGCCGGGACCGCGTCCGGCCTGCTCACGGCGTCCCGGGAGCTGTCCAGCGCCCTCGGGGTCGCGCTCGTCGGCGCGGTGCTGACGGCCGTGCGCGCGGCCCGGCTCGACGCGGGCGTCGCGGCCGGACCGGCGCTGGCCGGCGGCTACACGGCCGGGCTGCTGGTCGCGGCCGGTCTCGAACTCGCCGGGGCGGTCGTGGCCCTGACGGTATTCCGGGCGCGGAAAATCCTTCCCGCGGTGACAACCGCGCCCGTGGGTTCTCCGCTTCCCGATGAGTACGGCGTTTCCCGTGATTGA
- a CDS encoding CocE/NonD family hydrolase has protein sequence MIRAGAAAMVIAVTAAVFPGVATTEGFATSFADVPAAGGITLGAMVMQPSSPGPHPLAVLIGAWGGGRTQNVIPARDLADRGYVVISYGARGFGESGGAVEVAGPDDITDVSTVIDWTLAHTAADPARIGVGGVSYGAGIGLIAAGFDARIKAVASLSGWADLVASLTQNDTRHGLAGLVLYLSGKANGTLSPETDTMLTKFLEPAISDAGSQAVIDWSRPRSPSSYVDRINANHPAVLAIQTWSETVFQPGQLADLYQRLTGPKRAEFVPGDHAASESGGLLGLPSDTWTSVYRWFDAHVAGTDTSIETEPPVVTRARPGTQRPEYHADWPSVLAPPSRSYLGRDTLQATPAAWSGSIAANRDTVANGGIPLATYSLEALSGNPPTAFLWQVDRGSGAVWSQPPVKAVTQLRGSLRAHLTVVPPAAVGTVVGYVYDVDPLGTGSLVNYLPYSWKHATPGRPQPVDLDFSPTAYTLAAGHHLALVVDSKDPLFLDWNTGDGRLGFVSTAADPSWLDVPVRKTGVTP, from the coding sequence ATGATTCGCGCCGGTGCGGCCGCCATGGTCATCGCCGTGACCGCCGCCGTTTTTCCGGGCGTCGCGACGACCGAGGGATTCGCCACCAGTTTCGCCGACGTGCCCGCGGCCGGGGGCATCACCCTCGGCGCCATGGTGATGCAGCCGTCGTCGCCCGGGCCGCACCCGCTCGCCGTGCTCATCGGCGCCTGGGGCGGCGGCCGCACGCAGAACGTCATCCCCGCGCGTGACCTGGCCGACCGCGGCTACGTGGTGATCTCCTACGGCGCCCGCGGGTTCGGCGAATCCGGGGGAGCGGTCGAGGTCGCCGGGCCCGACGACATCACCGACGTCTCCACGGTCATCGACTGGACGCTCGCCCACACGGCCGCCGACCCGGCCCGGATCGGCGTCGGCGGGGTGTCCTACGGCGCCGGGATCGGCCTGATCGCCGCCGGGTTCGACGCGCGGATCAAGGCCGTCGCCTCGCTGAGCGGCTGGGCGGACCTGGTCGCGTCGCTGACCCAGAACGACACCCGTCACGGCCTCGCCGGGCTCGTGCTCTACCTGTCGGGCAAGGCCAACGGCACGCTCAGCCCCGAGACCGACACCATGCTGACCAAGTTCCTGGAGCCGGCGATCTCCGACGCCGGCTCCCAGGCCGTGATCGACTGGTCCCGGCCGCGCTCACCGTCGTCCTACGTGGACCGGATCAACGCGAACCACCCGGCCGTGCTGGCCATCCAGACCTGGAGCGAGACGGTCTTCCAGCCCGGGCAGCTGGCCGACCTCTACCAGCGGCTCACCGGGCCGAAGCGGGCCGAGTTCGTGCCGGGCGACCACGCCGCGTCCGAGTCCGGCGGCCTGCTCGGCCTGCCCAGCGACACCTGGACGTCGGTCTACCGCTGGTTCGACGCGCACGTCGCCGGCACCGACACGTCGATCGAGACCGAACCGCCGGTCGTCACCCGCGCCCGGCCCGGGACGCAACGCCCGGAGTACCACGCGGACTGGCCGAGCGTCCTCGCCCCGCCGTCGCGGTCCTACCTCGGCCGCGACACGCTGCAGGCCACGCCCGCGGCCTGGAGCGGCAGCATCGCCGCGAACCGCGACACCGTCGCCAACGGCGGCATCCCGCTGGCGACCTACAGCCTGGAGGCGCTGAGCGGGAACCCGCCGACGGCGTTCCTCTGGCAGGTCGACCGGGGCAGCGGCGCGGTCTGGAGCCAGCCGCCGGTCAAGGCCGTCACCCAGCTCCGCGGGTCGCTGCGGGCGCACCTCACGGTCGTGCCGCCGGCCGCTGTCGGGACGGTCGTCGGCTACGTCTACGACGTCGACCCGCTCGGCACCGGCAGCCTCGTCAACTACCTGCCCTACAGCTGGAAACACGCGACGCCGGGCCGGCCGCAGCCGGTCGACCTGGACTTCTCGCCGACGGCCTACACCCTCGCCGCCGGCCACCACCTCGCCCTGGTCGTCGACTCGAAGGACCCGCTGTTCCTCGACTGGAACACCGGCGACGGCCGGCTGGGCTTCGTCTCGACGGCGGCCGACCCGTCGTGGCTGGACGTACCCGTGCGGAAGACCGGAGTGACGCCGTGA
- a CDS encoding fatty acyl-AMP ligase, whose product METISQPAFALPGHDAFDRDSFATLLGRWARTLGDEVAVTFLDHRTSVDGRAVSLTWRELDERVSAVAAHLGTLAAPGERAAVLAAQSADYVVAFLGAIRAGLVAVPLFAPNLPGHAGRLAATLTDCAPQVVLTTADLTGEVSSFLGTLDVDAALVAVDTLPPVTGEHEWHRPAPDELAYLQYTSGSTRSPAGVMLTHHNVLTNARQCCTAYGAESGTTSTISWLPLFHDMGLILGIGAPMFGGLTAVLMDPLAFLERPGRWLRALSASPGAISAAPNFAYAYCASRVTDDEKSYLELSRVVSLINGSEPVLPATIAKFQAAFGECGLRPEVQRASYGLAEATVLVSVTDAGTPSRQVTFDRDRLAEGFAVPAPSGTTLVSCGRPVDQRIRIVDPNGEPVADGEVGEIRVSGPNVGQGYWGRPEASPFGNGWLATGDLGVWFEGELYMTGRLKDLVIIDGRNHYPQDIEQTVEAHPAVRLHSAAAFAIRHDEGEVAVVVLEQAKNSDGEVAVGELRAAVSAEHGLRLHDVVVLSPGEVPRTSSGKISRALCRTSYLDGRWA is encoded by the coding sequence ATGGAAACCATTTCTCAGCCGGCCTTCGCGCTGCCCGGCCACGACGCTTTCGACCGCGATTCTTTCGCTACCCTGCTCGGCCGGTGGGCCCGGACCCTGGGCGACGAGGTCGCCGTGACCTTCCTGGACCACCGCACGAGCGTCGACGGCCGCGCGGTGAGCCTCACCTGGCGCGAGCTGGACGAGCGGGTCAGCGCCGTCGCCGCGCACCTGGGCACCCTCGCCGCGCCGGGGGAGCGGGCCGCGGTCCTGGCCGCGCAGTCCGCCGACTACGTCGTCGCCTTCCTCGGCGCCATCCGGGCCGGGCTGGTCGCCGTCCCGCTGTTCGCGCCGAACCTGCCCGGGCACGCGGGCCGCCTCGCCGCGACGCTCACCGACTGCGCGCCGCAGGTCGTGCTCACCACCGCCGACCTGACCGGCGAGGTCAGCAGCTTCCTCGGGACCCTCGACGTCGACGCGGCGCTGGTGGCCGTCGACACCCTGCCGCCGGTCACCGGCGAGCACGAGTGGCACCGCCCGGCCCCGGACGAACTCGCGTACCTGCAGTACACGTCCGGTTCGACGCGCTCGCCGGCCGGGGTCATGCTGACCCACCACAACGTCCTCACCAACGCCCGGCAGTGCTGCACCGCCTACGGCGCCGAGTCCGGCACGACGTCGACGATCAGCTGGCTGCCCCTGTTCCACGACATGGGCCTGATCCTCGGCATCGGCGCGCCGATGTTCGGCGGCCTGACCGCGGTGCTGATGGACCCGCTCGCCTTCCTGGAGCGGCCCGGCCGCTGGCTGCGGGCGCTGTCGGCCAGCCCCGGCGCGATCAGCGCGGCGCCCAACTTCGCTTACGCCTACTGCGCTTCCCGCGTGACCGACGACGAGAAGAGCTACCTCGAGCTGAGCCGGGTCGTCTCGCTGATCAACGGCAGCGAGCCCGTGCTGCCCGCCACCATCGCGAAGTTCCAGGCCGCGTTCGGCGAGTGCGGGCTGCGGCCGGAGGTCCAGCGGGCGTCCTACGGGCTGGCCGAGGCGACGGTGCTCGTCTCGGTGACCGACGCGGGCACGCCGTCGCGCCAGGTCACGTTCGACCGGGACCGCCTGGCCGAGGGGTTCGCGGTGCCGGCGCCCTCCGGCACAACGCTTGTCTCTTGTGGACGGCCAGTGGATCAGCGGATCCGGATCGTCGACCCGAACGGCGAACCGGTCGCGGACGGCGAGGTCGGCGAGATCCGGGTGAGCGGCCCGAACGTCGGCCAGGGCTACTGGGGTCGTCCCGAGGCTTCGCCGTTCGGGAACGGCTGGCTGGCCACCGGCGACCTCGGCGTCTGGTTCGAGGGCGAGCTGTACATGACCGGCCGCCTGAAGGACCTGGTGATCATCGACGGCCGCAACCACTACCCCCAGGACATCGAGCAGACCGTCGAAGCCCACCCCGCTGTCCGGCTGCATTCCGCCGCGGCCTTCGCGATCCGGCACGACGAGGGTGAGGTGGCCGTCGTCGTTCTGGAACAGGCGAAGAACTCGGACGGCGAGGTCGCCGTCGGGGAGTTGCGCGCGGCGGTGTCCGCCGAACACGGACTGCGGCTGCACGACGTCGTCGTCCTGTCGCCCGGCGAGGTGCCGCGCACCTCCAGCGGCAAGATCAGCCGGGCGCTCTGCCGGACGTCCTACCTGGACGGACGGTGGGCGTGA
- a CDS encoding R2-like ligand-binding oxidase, with protein MTGTVPGTREEFTALRAGGLNWDVLPLRLFAKGNAKFWNPADLDFTQDAVDWAALSDQQRFAATMLCAQFAGGEEAVTHDIQPFLAAMGAEGRFADEMYLTQFCFEEAKHTQVFRLWLDAVGVTGNLHEHVEDNPGYRAIFYDALPTALGRLREDPSPANQIRASVVYNHVVEGVLALTGYFVWNRACRTHGILPGMQELIRRIGDDERRHMAWGTFTCRRHVAADDRNWQIVQDEMQALLPHAIAQIEWTTARLDGDPFDLRMDGVMEYAADHAMRRLRAIEAARGTPVASIDLDYSPEQLEEDFLDEDTAAGS; from the coding sequence GTGACCGGAACCGTGCCCGGCACCCGCGAGGAGTTCACGGCCCTGCGCGCGGGCGGGCTCAACTGGGACGTCCTGCCGCTGCGGCTGTTCGCCAAGGGCAACGCGAAGTTCTGGAACCCCGCCGACCTGGACTTCACCCAGGACGCCGTCGACTGGGCGGCGCTGTCGGATCAGCAGCGCTTCGCCGCGACCATGCTGTGCGCGCAGTTCGCCGGCGGCGAGGAGGCCGTCACCCACGACATCCAGCCGTTCCTCGCCGCGATGGGGGCCGAGGGCCGCTTCGCCGACGAGATGTACCTGACGCAGTTCTGCTTCGAGGAAGCCAAGCACACGCAGGTGTTCCGGCTCTGGCTCGACGCCGTGGGCGTCACCGGCAACCTGCACGAGCACGTCGAGGACAACCCGGGCTACCGCGCGATCTTCTACGACGCGCTGCCCACCGCGCTCGGCCGGCTGCGCGAGGATCCCAGTCCCGCCAACCAGATCCGCGCGTCGGTGGTCTACAACCACGTCGTCGAAGGCGTGCTCGCGCTGACCGGGTACTTCGTCTGGAACCGGGCCTGCCGCACGCACGGGATCCTGCCCGGCATGCAGGAGCTGATCCGCCGCATCGGCGACGACGAACGCCGGCACATGGCGTGGGGCACGTTCACCTGCCGCCGTCACGTCGCAGCCGACGACCGCAACTGGCAGATCGTGCAGGACGAGATGCAGGCCCTGCTGCCGCACGCCATCGCGCAGATCGAGTGGACCACCGCCCGGCTCGACGGCGACCCCTTCGACCTGCGCATGGACGGCGTCATGGAGTACGCCGCCGACCACGCGATGCGCCGCCTGCGCGCGATCGAAGCCGCGCGCGGGACGCCGGTCGCGTCCATCGACCTCGACTACAGCCCGGAACAGCTCGAGGAGGACTTCCTCGACGAGGACACCGCGGCGGGCTCGTGA